Proteins co-encoded in one Brassica oleracea var. oleracea cultivar TO1000 chromosome C4, BOL, whole genome shotgun sequence genomic window:
- the LOC106340919 gene encoding probable WRKY transcription factor 24: MERQDIIPPTLSLDVENNDKTFSSFVDETLMMMPSLALPGEVEPSSSSWCPTSFHMPTQPPENDQIGDQGKKKDKRSRKVPRIEFHTRSDDDVLDDGYRWRKYGQKSVKNNGHPRSYYRCTYHTCNVKKQVQRLAKDPKIIVTTYEGIHNHPCEKLMETLNPLLRQLQFLSSFSNL; this comes from the exons ATGGAAAGACAAGACATAATTCCTCCTACGTTAAGCCTAGACGTCGAAAACAACGACAAGACCTTCTCTTCTTTTGTTGATGAAACCCTAATGATGATGCCTTCGTTAGCACTTCCTGGAGAAGTAGAGCCTTCTTCATCTTCTTGGTGTCCAACGAGTTTTCATATGCCTACGCAGCCCCCTGAGAATGATCAAATCGGGGATCAAGGGAAGAAGAAAGATAAGAGATCGAGGAAAGTTCCAAGGATTGAGTTTCATACGAGGAGTGATGATGATGTTCTTGATGATGGTTATCGTTGGAGAAAGTATGGCCAGAAATCTGTCAAGAACAATGGCCATCCAAG GAGCTATTACAGATGTACGTACCACACATGCAACGTGAAGAAACAAGTGCAAAGATTAGCAAAAGATCCAAAAATCATCGTAACAACTTATGAAGGCATTCATAACCATCCTTGTGAGAAACTCATGGAGACTCTTAATCCTCTCCTCAGACAGCTCCAGTTCCTCTCCAGTTTTTCTAATCTTTGA
- the LOC106337665 gene encoding E3 SUMO-protein ligase pli1, protein MSSTSKTVRPVDGTGLPEKAAAALVNSFRLASVTQRLAFHIQAGSKSDVKEFQICCISLAKGIDFAIANNEIPKEVENLPSLLKQVCMYRNDVYTKTAVMVLMISVKHACKLGWFPDSEGQELIALADQMKNGFGTPENTSLAIQSPGGTFSQIMERFYPFVKLGHVLVSFQVKAGYTMLAHDFHISKNMPHSPKERIRLFVVQTDNIDTSACLINPQEVSFMLNGKVVDKRVNISMDSGPQLPTNVTAILKYGTNLLQVMGDSKGHYIIVIAFTGTALPPEKPVLEEYIQSGAVESTPDSDIIEGPSRVSLRCPISHSRIKLPVKGQLCKHLQCFDFSNYVYINMRKPSWRCPHCNQPVSYPEIRLDQNMVKILKEAGHKAADVIIHAGGTWKVGRENNGNEEPVRDVIHDLEDPNSLFNAGPVVLDLTGDDENDADIELFGNTNKVVDQKPHLADAQGQSNNNNGSKDPAAEDYCAVFNFSDVISLDQVMLDQLSTGTGQEYSQIPMPQDPTPVPASFSQVPSPGETPATTSTVFPSPQLSQVHASPVTPAGTYLNRISSQRPLMTSSSQSRRQPVQVTSQSPGNVPSLAQPPRIPRVLSGQPNSYFVRSLNSGHVTTQTQRPSSPPIQSVSRISDLMDVDSVTPDSTNWRPRMRGSITPGSYSPALDHMIIRPTQQSQTRLHGSQPAQTPPVHTSQTQPPFSTAPPAFTRPSGPTAPWRT, encoded by the exons ATGTCGTCTACGTCTAAGACGGTACGTCCGGTGGATGGAACAGGGTTACCGGAGAAGGCGGCAGCAGCTCTGGTTAACTCCTTCCGTTTGGCCTCGGTGACGCAACGGCTAGCTTTCCACATTCAAGCAGGAAGCAAGAGCGACGTTAAAGAGTTCCAAATCTGCTGCATCTCTCTCGCCAA AGGAATTGATTTTGCGATAGCGAATAACGAAATCCCGAAAGAGGTTGAGAATCTTCCCTCCTTGCTTAAACAG GTGTGCATGTATAGAAACGATGTGTACACTAAGACTGCGGTTATGGTGCTCATGATCTCCGTCAAG CATGCTTGTAAACTGGGGTGGTTTCCGGACAGCGAGGGTCAAGAGCTCATCGCTCTTGCTGATCAG ATGAAGAATGGTTTTGGGACTCCTGAAAACACGAGCCTTGCTATTCAAAGTCCTGGTGGTACATTCTCGCAGATCATGGAGAG GTTCTATCCATTTGTGAAGCTTGGCCATGTTCTTGTTTCTTTTCAAGTGAAG GCTGGCTATACAATGCTTGCACATGATTTTCATATCTCCAAGAATATGCCGCATTCTCCTAAAGAGAGAATT CGGCTATTTGTCGTCCAGACAGACAACATAGACACGTCTGCCTGTCTTATAAATCCTCAGGAAGTCAG CTTCATGTTAAATGGAAAGGTGGTGGACAAGAGAGTTAACATCTCAATG GATTCGGGGCCTCAACTCCCAACAAATGTTACTGCCATCCTCAAATATGGAACAAACCTCTTACAAGTTATGGGAGATTCCAAGGGCCATTACATCATTGTAATCGCTTTTACGGGAACAGCACTGCCACCTGAAAAACCAGTTCTTGAAGAGTACATTCAGTCCGGAGCTGTAGAGTCAACTCCAG ATTCTGACATCATTGAGGGGCCATCACGAGTATCTCTCAGATGTCCTATCAG TCACAGCCGAATAAAGCTTCCAGTCAAGGGCCAGTTGTGTAAACATCTTCAG TGTTTTGATTTCTCGAATTATGTCTACATAAACATGAGAAAACCATCCTGGCGCTGCCCTCACTGCAATCAACCTGTTTCCTACCCAGAGATCCGTTTAGATCAAAACATGGTCAAG ATATTAAAAGAAGCGGGGCACAAGGCTGCTGATGTAATCATCCATGCTGGTGGTACATGGAAGGTTGGAAGGGAAAATAATGGGAACGAGGAACCTGTTCGTGATGTAATCCATGATCTTGAAGACCCAAATAGCTTGTTCAATGCTGGTCCAGTTGTCTTAGATCTTACTGGGGATGATGAGAATGATGCTGATATTGAACTATTTGGTAACACCAACAAGGTTGTGGACCAGAAGCCTCACCTTGCAGATGCTCAGGGTCAATCTAATAACAACAACGGAAGCAAAGATCCTGCAGCCGAAGATTACTGCGCTGTGTTTAACTTCTCTGATGTGATATCACTTGACCAGGTGATGCTAGATCAGTTGAGTACTGGAACTGGTCAAGAATACTCTCAAATACCAATGCCTCAAGATCCAACACCTGTACCTGCGTCATTCTCACAGGTACCATCTCCAGGAGAGACACCAGCTACTACTTCCACCGTCTTTCCGTCTCCTCAACTCTCCCAGGTTCATGCTTCGCCTGTTACTCCCGCCGGAACATATCTTAATAGAATCTCTAGTCAGAGACCTTTAATGACAAGTTCATCACAG AGCCGGAGGCAACCAGTTCAAGTTACGAGCCAGTCTCCTGGGAATGTTCCATCTTTGGCTCAGCCTCCGCGTATCCCTAGAGTACTCTCTGGCCAGCCTAACAGTTATTTTGTGAGAAGTCTAAACAGTGGCCATGTAACCACTCAGACGCAGCGCCCGAGCAGTCCCCCTATTCAATCAGTTTCCCGAATCAGTGACCTAATGGATGTGGACTCGGTTACTCCTGATTCAACCAACTGGCGTCCAAGGATGCGAGGCAGTATTACGCCCGGTTCATATTCCCCTGCTCTTGACCACATGATCATCCGACCTACCCAACAGTCTCAGACTAGGCTTCACGGTTCACAACCGGCGCAGACACCACCTGTTCATACATCTCAGACTCAGCCGCCTTTTTCAACCGCCCCTCCGGCCTTCACGAGGCCTTCTGGACCGACAGCACCATGGAGAACTTGA
- the LOC106341580 gene encoding LOW QUALITY PROTEIN: probable receptor-like protein kinase At5g39030 (The sequence of the model RefSeq protein was modified relative to this genomic sequence to represent the inferred CDS: inserted 2 bases in 1 codon): protein MIFNVLFGLSILVSATLRGEGATAAYDPTDVFLINCGATSDTNDTSGRTWTTEYGKLVRSNLDNLSFAANASYQDVEASQVPFTEARIFRSEFTYKFQVSPGWKFLRLYFYPTRYGSDFSSNSFFFSVTVDGLTLLKNFNADLTVRTLKPESKYLVKEFIVTAYKTLRLTFTPSPDSLAFVNGVEIVSIPDGFYTKGGFDDKITNVGSSIDFVVDDGIALETVYRLNVGGHMVSVVNDTGMFXDDDFLLGEDSGIIPVVPGGKINYTEKTPAYVAPDDVYKTSRTMGNVINRRLNQNFSMTWLFTVDAGFLYLVRLHFCETLAEVHGPGQRVFTIFIRNQIAKLEMDVVEMSGGSRIPMYLDFSVYVGSESGLRPDLRLDLHPYTENAPKYYDAILNGVEILKLINDDGIVGPNPKLVMSGGESHVTGHKRVVTITLIAVGSATGLVSIIVLLILLVQRQIKRKKYRQNNSVAMFKVLLKHYTYAEVKKITKSFSHMIGKGGFGTVYGGNLCNGRKVAVNVLKDSTGNGEDFINEVASMSQTSHINIVSLLGFCYGGSKRAIVYEFLENGSLDQFISRKKPLTLDVTTLYGIALGVARGLEYLHYGCKSRIVHFDIKPQNILLDGNLCPKVSDFGLAKLCEKRESIVSLIDTRGTIGYIAPEVFSRMYGGISYKSDVYSYGMLVIEMLGARSKEIVETADSNATSAYFPDWIYNDLENGQQTWILGDEVTMEENEIAKKMILVSLWCIQPCPMERPPMNRVVEMLEGSLDSLEIPPKPSMHISRGLVTDQSSSLPLFSHGEEEAGGNTETFDSINI, encoded by the exons ATGATCTTTAACGTTTTGTTCGGTTTATCTATTCTCGTTTCGGCCACCCTCCGAGGAGAAGGAGCAACGGCGGCGTATGATCCCACCGATGTCTTTCTCATCAATTGTGGTGCTACCTCCGATACCAACGACACCAGCGGCCGAACCTGGACGACAGAGTACGGAAAGCTTGTGCGGTCGAACTTAGACAACCTGTCGTTTGCTGCAAATGCTTCATACCAAGACGTTGAGGCTTCTCAGGTTCCTTTCACGGAAGCTCGGATCTTCCGATCTGAGTTCACTTACAAATTCCAAGTCTCTCCAGGCTGGAAATTCCTCCGGTTATACTTCTACCCGACCCGTTACGGATCCGACTTCAGTTCCAACAGTTTTTTCTTCTCTGTCACCGTCGACGGTTTAACTCTCTTGAAGAACTTTAACGCCGATTTAACGGTAAGGACTCTCAAACCGGAATCAAAATATTTGGTCAAAGAGTTTATCGTTACGGCTTACAAAACTCTCAGGCTCACGTTCACGCCCTCTCCGGATTCGTTAGCTTTCGTTAACGGCGTGGAGATTGTCTCCATTCCTGATGGTTTTTACACAAAGGGTGGGTTTGATGACAAAATAACAAACGTGGGTTCCAGCATTGACTTCGTGGTAGATGACGGGATAGCATTGGAGACCGTTTACCGCTTGAACGTCGGAGGACATATGGTTTCTGTAGTCAACGACACAGGAATGTT CGATGATGATTTCCTTCTCGGTGAGGATTCAGGAATCATACCAGTGGTACCGGGTGGGAAAATAAACTACACAGAGAAGACTCCCGCTTACGTTGCCCCGGATGATGTGTACAAGACGTCTCGAACGATGGGGAACGTCATCAACCGTAGACTTAACCAGAATTTCAGCATGACGTGGCTCTTTACAGTTGATGCTGGGTTTCTATACCTAGTTAGGCTTCATTTTTGTGAGACTCTAGCCGAAGTGCACGGACCGGGCCAACGTGTCTTCACCATCTTCATCAGGAATCAGATTGCAAAGCTTGAAATGGATGTGGTTGAGATGAGCGGTGGTTCTCGAATTCCGATGTATCTAGATTTCAGTGTATATGTGGGTTCTGAAAGTGGTCTTAGACCTGATCTACGACTTGACTTGCATCCTTACACGGAAAATGCCCCAAAGTATTATGATGCTATTCTGAATGGTGTAGAGATTCTGAAGCTGATCAATGATGATGGTATTGTTGGACCAAATCCAAAGCTTGTAATGTCCGGGGGAGAATCACATGTGACTGGACATAAACGGGTCGTTACAATAACACTCATAGCTGTCGGTTCTGCGACTGGACTGGTGTCTATCATTGTTTTACTCATCTTGTTGGTGCAACGTCAGATAAAGAGGAAGAAATATAGGCAGAACAATAGTGTGGCTATGTTCAAGGTCCTACTTAAACATTACACTTATGCAGAAGTGAAGAAAATTACAAAATCATTTTCACATATGATTGGAAAAGGAGGATTTGGAACTGTTTATGGTGGAAACCTTTGTAATGGTCGTAAGGTTGCAGTTAATGTATTAAAGGATTCAACGGGAAATGGAGAAGATTTCATCAACGAAGTTGCAAGCATGAGCCAAACATCTCACATAAACATTGTTTCTCTGCTTGGTTTTTGCTATGGAGGGTCCAAAAGGGCGATTGTATATGAGTTTCTCGAGAATGGGTCTCTGGATCAGTTTATCTCTAGAAAGAAGCCTTTGACTCTGGATGTGACAACTCTATATGGAATCGCGCTAGGCGTTGCTCGGGGATTGGAGTACTTGCACTATGGCTGCAAATCAAGAATTGTCCATTTCGACATTAAACCTCAAAACATTCTGTTAGATGGTAATCTTTGTCCTAAAGTCTCAGACTTTGGCCTTGCTAAACTATGTGAAAAAAGAGAAAGCATTGTGTCATTGATAGACACAAGAGGAACTATAGGTTACATTGCACCTGAGGTGTTCTCAAGAATGTACGGTGGAATCTCCTATAAGTCTGATGTGTATAGCTATGGAATGCTGGTGATCGAGATGTTGGGGGCAAGAAGCAAAGAAATAGTTGAAACCGCGGATTCCAACGCTACTTCGGCATACTTTCCTGATTGGATCTATAACGATCTTGAAAATGGACAACAAACGTGGATACTCGGAGATGAAGTAACTATGGAGGAAAACGAGATTGCAAAGAAGATGATATTGGTGAGTCTCTGGTGTATTCAACCATGCCCAATGGAACGTCCACCCATGAACAGAGTTGTTGAGATGTTAGAAGGAAGTTTGGATTCTCTTGAAATTCCCCCTAAACCTTCTATGCATATTTCCAGAGGGTTGGTTACTGATCAATCTTCTTCTCTTCCTTTATTTTCTCATGGCGAGGAGGAAGCTGGAGGAAATACTGAAACCTTTGATTCTATAAATATTTAG
- the LOC106340826 gene encoding protein LURP-one-related 17 — translation MFPFSKHRSRSVHGDDVLSSTQPIVAVTSIVETGGACTTLTVWRKSLLVSCEGFTVIDSNGDLIYRVDNYARTRPEQLILMDKDGNSVLLMHRTKKITLAGSWGIYEAKDTNGEAKVPKSPIWYMRKNLKMNILSTNSNILAYVYSAPFDKKNSYVIKGSYRCKSCKIMHVPSNRTVVEIKRKEARTKGVRFGSDVFDLVVSPDFDTGLAMALVLLLDQMFSK, via the exons ATGTTCCCTTTCTCGAAGCATCGGTCAAGGTCGGTCCACGGCGATGATGTGTTGTCCTCCACGCAACCAATAGTGGCCGTCACCTCCATCGTAGAGACCGGAGGCGCGTGTACGACACTCACAGTATGGAGAAAATCGCTCCTGGTTAGTTGTGAAGGTTTCACGGTGATAGACTCTAATGGAGATTTGATCTACCGGGTTGATAACTATGCCCGAACCCGACCCGAACAACTCATCCTCATGGACAAAGATGGTAACTCCGTCCTCCTCATGCACCGTACCAAG AAAATTACGCTAGCAGGTAGTTGGGGAATATATGAAGCAAAGGATACTAATGGCGAAGCAAAAGTACCAAAGAGCCCAATCTGGTACATGAGGAAGAACTTGAAGATGAATATTTTGAGCACCAATTCCAACATTTTGGCGTACGTATATTCAGCGCCGTTCGATAAGAAGAACTCTTACGTCATCAAAGGATCGTACAGATGTAAATCGTGTAAGATAATGCACGTCCCATCAAACCGGACAGTGGTGGAGATCAAAAGAAAAGAGGCCAGAACTAAAGGAGTCCGGTTTGGTTCAGATGTTTTTGATCTGGTTGTTAGTCCAGATTTTGACACCGGTTTAGCAATGGCTTTGGTTTTGTTATTAGACCAAATGTTCTCTAAATAA